A genomic region of Corticium candelabrum chromosome 22, ooCorCand1.1, whole genome shotgun sequence contains the following coding sequences:
- the LOC134197487 gene encoding probable imidazolonepropionase isoform X1 produces the protein MSQVRLIVRHARQIVQVCRNKEARLIGKEMNNVCVMTCDECGDEGLSLIISHDGLILDVGTDREIAVKYDGVKAEREINARNKSILPGFVDAHTHPVWAGDRVHEFAMKLAGASYMDVHSTGGGIQYTVAHTQQATETELYNSLKLRLRQMLSNGTTLIECKSGYGLDVDTEIKMLKVIERARRELDIGISATFCGAHSIPKGSSEEQAADNVINQQLPAVCRLMESKDLHVDSIDVFCEKGVFGLETTRRILEAGRDVGLALNFHGDELHPMEAGKLGAAMKARAVSHLEEVSHEGIKAMATAGTIAILLPTTAYILRLKQPPARQMIEEGVAVALGTDFNPNAYCMSMPLIMHLACVNMRITLNEALAASTINAAAALGKADTHGSLEVGKVGDIIIVDAPRWEHIVYQLGCHRDIITHVVIAGCVVYEPTKPE, from the exons ATGTCACAAGTTCGACTCATTGTTCGTCACGCCAGACAGATCGTGCAGGTCTGTCGCAACAAGGAGGCTCGTTTGATAGGAAAAGAAATGAATAACGTGTGTGTGATGACGTGTGACGAGTGTGGAGACGAAGGACTTTCTCTCATCATTTCACACGACGGGCTCATACTTGATGTGGGAACGGATAGAGAAATTGCAGTAAAATATGACGGTGTCAAAGCTGAGAGAGAAATAAATGCGAGAAATAAATCAATTTTGCCGG GGTTTGTAgatgcacacactcacccaGTCTGGGCTGGAGATCGTGTCCATGAATTTGCAATGAAG cTTGCTGGTGCTTCTTACATGGACGTTCATTCCACTGGTGGAGGCATACAGTATACTGTTgctcacacacaacaagccaCTGAAACCGAACTCTACAACTCACTGAAGCTTCGACTTCGACAAATGCTGTCAAATGGAACAACGCTCATAGAGTGCAAGAGCGGATATGGACTGGATGTTGACACTGAGATAAAAATGTTGAAAGTTATTGAGAGAGCGAGAAGAGAACTCGATATTGGAATTTCAGCGACATTTTGTGGAGCTCATAGTATTCCTAA AGGAAGTTCTGAAGAACAAGCAGCTGACAATGTTATCAATCAACAATTACCTGCAGTGTGTAGACTAATGGAGTCTAAAGATCTGCATGTGGACAGCATAGATGTCTTCTGTGAGAAAGGAGTGTTTGGTTTAGAGACAACGAGACGCATTCTAGAGGCAGGAAGAGACGTCGGTCTTGCTCTGAATTTTCATGGTGATGAACTACATCCCATGGAAGCTggaaag CTTGGTGCAGCAATGAAAGCTCGAGCTGTCAGTCATTTGGAAGAAGTCAGCCATGAAGGAATCAAAGCAATGGCAACAGCCGGCACAATTGCCATATTACTGCCAACTACAGCATACATTCTACGTCTCAAACAGCCACCAGCAAGACAAATGATAGAAGAAG GTGTGGCTGTAGCACTTGGCACTGACTTCAATCCGAATGCTTACTGTATGAGCATG CCTCTCATAATGCATTTGGCATGTGTGAACATGAGAATCACTTTAAACGAGGCTTTGGCTGCATCGACAATCAATGCGGCTGCAGCTTTGGGTAAGGCTGACACACATGGATCATTGGAGGTTGGCAAAGTGGGTGACATCATCATCGTGGATGCACCAAG ATGGGAGCATATAGTTTATCAGCTGGGATGTCACCGTGACATCATAACACACGTTGTCATCGCTGGTTGTGTAGTGTATGAGCCAACTAAGCCCGAGTGA
- the LOC134197487 gene encoding probable imidazolonepropionase isoform X2 yields MSQVRLIVRHARQIVQVCRNKEARLIGKEMNNVCVMTCDECGDEGLSLIISHDGLILDVGTDREIAVKYDGVKAEREINARNKSILPGFVDAHTHPVWAGDRVHEFAMKLAGASYMDVHSTGGGIQYTVAHTQQATETELYNSLKLRLRQMLSNGTTLIECKSGYGLDVDTEIKMLKVIERARRELDIGISATFCGAHSIPKGSSEEQAADNVINQQLPAVCRLMESKDLHVDSIDVFCEKGVFGLETTRRILEAGRDVGLALNFHGDELHPMEAGKLGAAMKARAVSHLEEVSHEGIKAMATAGTIAILLPTTAYILRLKQPPARQMIEEGVAVALGTDFNPNAYCMSMPLIMHLACVNMRITLNEALAASTINAAAALGKADTHGSLEVGKVGDIIIVDAPSV; encoded by the exons ATGTCACAAGTTCGACTCATTGTTCGTCACGCCAGACAGATCGTGCAGGTCTGTCGCAACAAGGAGGCTCGTTTGATAGGAAAAGAAATGAATAACGTGTGTGTGATGACGTGTGACGAGTGTGGAGACGAAGGACTTTCTCTCATCATTTCACACGACGGGCTCATACTTGATGTGGGAACGGATAGAGAAATTGCAGTAAAATATGACGGTGTCAAAGCTGAGAGAGAAATAAATGCGAGAAATAAATCAATTTTGCCGG GGTTTGTAgatgcacacactcacccaGTCTGGGCTGGAGATCGTGTCCATGAATTTGCAATGAAG cTTGCTGGTGCTTCTTACATGGACGTTCATTCCACTGGTGGAGGCATACAGTATACTGTTgctcacacacaacaagccaCTGAAACCGAACTCTACAACTCACTGAAGCTTCGACTTCGACAAATGCTGTCAAATGGAACAACGCTCATAGAGTGCAAGAGCGGATATGGACTGGATGTTGACACTGAGATAAAAATGTTGAAAGTTATTGAGAGAGCGAGAAGAGAACTCGATATTGGAATTTCAGCGACATTTTGTGGAGCTCATAGTATTCCTAA AGGAAGTTCTGAAGAACAAGCAGCTGACAATGTTATCAATCAACAATTACCTGCAGTGTGTAGACTAATGGAGTCTAAAGATCTGCATGTGGACAGCATAGATGTCTTCTGTGAGAAAGGAGTGTTTGGTTTAGAGACAACGAGACGCATTCTAGAGGCAGGAAGAGACGTCGGTCTTGCTCTGAATTTTCATGGTGATGAACTACATCCCATGGAAGCTggaaag CTTGGTGCAGCAATGAAAGCTCGAGCTGTCAGTCATTTGGAAGAAGTCAGCCATGAAGGAATCAAAGCAATGGCAACAGCCGGCACAATTGCCATATTACTGCCAACTACAGCATACATTCTACGTCTCAAACAGCCACCAGCAAGACAAATGATAGAAGAAG GTGTGGCTGTAGCACTTGGCACTGACTTCAATCCGAATGCTTACTGTATGAGCATG CCTCTCATAATGCATTTGGCATGTGTGAACATGAGAATCACTTTAAACGAGGCTTTGGCTGCATCGACAATCAATGCGGCTGCAGCTTTGGGTAAGGCTGACACACATGGATCATTGGAGGTTGGCAAAGTGGGTGACATCATCATCGTGGATGCACCAAG TGTATGA